In the genome of Arabidopsis thaliana chromosome 4, partial sequence, the window tggagagccgtagacgtatggtggtggtggagacttgtagttaacctttggtgaaggagagtagtatggtggggGTGGGGAACTGTAGACGTATGGGGGTGGTGGGGacttgtagtcaacctttggagatggactgtagtatggtggtggtggagagccgtagacgtatggtggtggtggagacttgtagttaacctttggtgaaggagagtagtatggtggggGTGGGGAGCTGTACACGTATGggggtggtggagacttgtagtcaacctttggagATGGACTGTAGTATGGTGGgggtggggagctgtagacgtatgggggtggtggggacttgtagtcaacctttggagTTGGActgtagtatggtggtggtggggagctgtagacgtatggtggtggtggagacttgtagtcaacctttggagaaggagagtagtatggtggggGTGGGGAACTGTAGACGTATGggggtggtggagacttgtagtcaCCCTTTGGAGATGGActgtagtatggtggtggtggagagctgtagacgtatggtggcggtggagacttgtagttaacctttggtgaaggagagtagtatggtggggGTGGGGAACTGTAGACGTATGGGGGTGGTAGGGacttgtagtcaacctttggagacggagagtagtatggtggtggtggggaacTGTAAACGTAtgatggtggtggagacttgtaatcaacctttggagaaggagagtagtatgaTGGAGGTGGTGAAGAGCTGTAAATAGATGGTTTTGGATGTGGTGTGTACTTAGGGATTTTGTGTTCATGGCTTGGAGAATTGTAATGTGGAGTTTGAGGGGATGTGTAAGGGTATGATGTCACTGTAGCCGCAATGGCACTTAGGACGACAACATAAACCATGCACTGTCCTAACCCCATCGTTCTTGAGGTTCTAATCACACCCATTGCAactatcttttttctttgttttggttttatgttatATTTGATCATGAACATcctttatatagttttttttggtgtaaatataatattatcttCTCAACCTGGGTTCGTGTGTGGCACTTCCAAAAACATTAGAGGACGTGCTaagttgtttgtttgaaaAGTAGTGACTTGTGAGGAATATGAAGTATTATTAGATTCTCTAGCAActctcaaatttttttaatacgtttccatattcttttgtttgaatttgtcGACTCAAGTATTTTGAAGTACAAAACATATCCGTCAgttgatgattatttttagCTATAagtttgttaaatttattgtaACTTGGACGATTTACTTGGTTTTATAATGAAATACTCTACaagaatttaattaatttcatcgATATAAGAGTTCTATTGATtcaaagtgaaacaaaaataaccaatgtagaaacaaaagactcatgaaaacaaaagttcaataaaaatttaaggTGAGCGATATACAAAGGTTCACacaaagtttcgatttttccTCTCATAAGTCGTACCACACATTTTTTATATGcattaaaaaatcttaatgTATATTATGGGTTaagtttttcttgaaattagtacataaataattttgtaaacatCATGTATTTTCAAGATATGATTATATTTAaggtttaaaatttttttaagcCGCCAAAAAATGATACAATTGATAAAACTATGGATgatatatcttctttatataaaaatatttaaaacaattccAGATAAATATATGGAAGGGGAAGCATCAAAGCCAAACATTTACGGGAGCAGCGTTGCAAAGCtgtaaaaaatgaaagaagaatttgTTGAGGCCATTAAACATGTTCTCATACAATTATATAGTTTACCGTTTTAACtgtataaaatttgtttggtttcacGTTCATGCATTTCTATAACTCAATCAAATAAATCTTGTTGTaattaaatgtatatatatgtaaaagaatgtaaaatatCCTATATACcataaaataattacttttatccaaaattgGATTATACATACGCTcgaatcaaaagaaataaaatttgaatagacTTCGGGTATATTATCTTCAATATGAAACCGATTGTCCGagcaaataaatttaaattgtttagacaaaaacattttagttgtaacaaaactgttttacTATATCTCAACTAGATTTGAGATCacggttttatataattgttttacATGTAGACTAAAAAAACTTCAACTCggcaaaaataaattactttttcagataaattactttttaaaataaaccgAAATTTGCTCAAGTTGACTCTacttttaatcaaaataactAGAATGACTCCCCTAAACTAGAATGACTCTAATCTTTAGTGAAAAGACTAATTGACCAGAATCAAAATTCCCttaaaaaaaaccaatttagaaaaataaaaatagttaattaagtaaaaattaaaacaaaaatgataaatgataataagAATAGTTAATTAGGTTTTTGCCATCACTATTTTTTtcccaatcttcttcttccacttcttcttcttcttcttcgatatACCCAAAACCCCGATCTCGAAATCAACTTCTCCGAGAACAACAACGGCAACAATATCATCAGGATTTGGCGATTTCTCTTTGCCCTTGGTgagtgatttgtttcttctcttattaCCCCCTTTgcatgtctcttcttcttcttcttctattttcaaTCGAGTAAAAGTTCCAGGATTTTCTCTCCTTAGCATATACAAGTATGTCGGAAGCTGCTCATATCCACTTTCTGGACTATCCCTAAAGAATTGTTGTGCATACCTTAGTGTCTGATATGCCTTCCAATAATCCATTTacacattattattttacagTGAGTATTAGCAATACTATAAAAATGcgattaaaaatagaaaagaaatagTAAATCATACCTTGATTTGAAAGCGTTTATTCAACGCTTCAGCAACATGGATTGGTACAACCTTGGGTCCAATCCCACCAACGTAATCCTTGTACAACAGTCCAAGTATTTGGTGGGTTGCTTGTCGGGAACACGATGAACGCTTTCTAACAGAACATGTATGTTCCGACTTAAATACTCTCACATGAAACTTCGTAGAGTCACCAACTGGTGTTGCTCGAACCATCCACTTAAAACCTTTAACCCAATACTTGACGATATACTTTTTGGAGTCGATTTatgaacatcaaaatcaaaattctgtAATACGGTAAGTATCTTCAAACGTTTCTCCAAGTGCTCCTTTGTTTCAAAACTTTGTCCAACCTCCAGCTCCAATGAAGACACATCTAGAGTAGCAGAagtagcttcttctttttcttcttcgatgaATATAcctaaatttctttttttgagtGGTAACttaggtttttcttcttcttcatgtggAATTCCGTACATGCTAAAGTTCTCATCATCGAAATCGGTTCTGTAAGAATCGTCGCAGTAATCAAATCtactttcatcatcttcaccatccacataaatattattaacacCAGCTTCTTCCATGTTTTCACTGGATAAATCGATTTCTCCTTCTACCTCATGGACTATATTACTTGGTCGTAAAGAACTTGTCAAAGTGCAATCAACGAAACCATCAAGTCCTTCCTTTGTGGTTTGAACGTGAATTTTTTCCTTTACCTCAACACAAAGCCgagaagtttcttttttttcatatgcccaaaaaatcttgaaactgtttattattatcaataataacTGGTGGTGTATCTGctggt includes:
- a CDS encoding Proline-rich extensin-like family protein — protein: MFMIKYNIKPKQRKKIVAMGVIRTSRTMGLGQCMVYVVVLSAIAATVTSYPYTSPQTPHYNSPSHEHKIPKYTPHPKPSIYSSSPPPSYYSPSPKVNYKSPPPPYVYSSPPPPYYSPSPKVDYKSSPPQYVYSSPPTPYYSPSPKVTYKSPPPPYVY